A genomic window from Paenibacillus sp. FSL K6-0276 includes:
- a CDS encoding Gfo/Idh/MocA family oxidoreductase, whose protein sequence is MIVPKRKRVAIIGIGNIARKVYLPLLSQHDHAEVVGVLSHSPTTVEQAVHAYRFPKGTTNLNELLSWDLDAVFVHSPTTTHYDIVTKCLERGISVYVDKPLSYDLEESRRMAELAQDKGLLLGVGFNRRFAPMYVTGKQWLEEVGGISHCSAIKHRTKLQTGSSRETVHDDLIHMLDLLLWLCGDHYELLRSHLQSSGEGRLMQASGMLGWKHGAVGMYSMVREAGVDLEKLELHGNGRSVEVVDLDKAVLYEKDALPHIQSFGSWDTVLDRRGFSGVVDYFLSNINTPEQCSIAASAVLPSHMLAAQLAE, encoded by the coding sequence GTGATTGTTCCTAAACGCAAAAGAGTCGCCATTATCGGAATCGGCAACATTGCCCGGAAAGTATATTTGCCACTGCTCTCTCAGCATGATCATGCGGAGGTAGTTGGTGTTCTCAGTCATTCACCGACAACGGTGGAGCAGGCAGTTCACGCCTACCGTTTTCCTAAAGGTACGACGAATTTGAATGAGCTGTTATCTTGGGATCTGGATGCAGTATTTGTACATAGCCCAACAACTACTCATTATGATATAGTAACAAAATGTCTCGAACGTGGGATTTCGGTATATGTAGATAAGCCACTTTCTTATGATCTTGAAGAGTCCAGAAGAATGGCAGAGCTAGCACAAGATAAAGGGCTACTATTAGGAGTGGGATTTAATCGCCGTTTTGCCCCTATGTACGTCACTGGCAAGCAATGGCTTGAGGAAGTCGGTGGGATTAGCCATTGTAGTGCGATTAAACATCGAACGAAGCTACAGACAGGCAGTAGTCGCGAAACCGTGCATGATGATCTGATCCATATGCTTGATCTGCTGTTGTGGTTGTGCGGAGATCATTATGAACTGCTTCGTAGTCATCTTCAATCTAGTGGAGAAGGGCGTCTGATGCAGGCATCTGGAATGCTGGGCTGGAAGCATGGCGCAGTGGGAATGTACAGCATGGTTCGTGAGGCCGGTGTGGATCTGGAGAAGCTGGAACTGCACGGAAATGGCAGATCGGTAGAAGTAGTGGATCTGGACAAGGCTGTTCTTTATGAAAAGGATGCTTTGCCGCATATTCAAAGCTTTGGAAGCTGGGATACTGTGCTGGATAGAAGAGGTTTTAGTGGAGTGGTAGATTATTTTCTAAGCAACATAAATACACCGGAGCAATGCAGTATTGCAGCTTCAGCAGTCTTGCCTAGTCACATGCTAGCGGCACAGCTTGCTGAATGA
- a CDS encoding VTT domain-containing protein: protein MRKWFSIILYVSCTILAFIYRYDILSWMKEDHNLFSYIGIATLLALFPVVPYKAVIGFFGYAYGSLVGALICWLATNLAAAILFGVVKYLFQSQARAFLASKPALEKFTAGIERRPFASIVLVRLVPIIPQTAVNIYAGAAGLPFWSYIVASGIGKMPGIALYAFLGDHLLQNPGSAITAIIVYAAVIILAGLSLRPRSQEAKNCR from the coding sequence ATGAGAAAATGGTTCTCGATTATTCTTTATGTTTCGTGCACAATCCTTGCGTTTATCTACAGATATGACATCCTTAGCTGGATGAAAGAGGATCATAATCTCTTCAGCTACATAGGTATCGCAACTCTACTGGCTCTGTTTCCAGTTGTACCTTACAAGGCTGTCATCGGATTCTTCGGTTATGCATACGGAAGTTTAGTGGGTGCTTTGATCTGCTGGCTAGCTACAAATCTTGCTGCTGCAATCCTTTTTGGTGTTGTGAAGTACTTATTTCAAAGCCAAGCGAGAGCTTTTTTAGCCTCCAAACCCGCACTCGAAAAGTTCACAGCAGGCATAGAGCGACGGCCTTTCGCTTCGATTGTCCTTGTACGTCTCGTGCCGATCATTCCCCAAACAGCGGTTAACATCTACGCTGGGGCCGCTGGCCTTCCTTTTTGGAGCTATATTGTAGCTTCAGGTATAGGAAAAATGCCGGGGATTGCCTTATACGCCTTCCTCGGGGATCATCTGTTACAGAATCCCGGAAGTGCAATTACAGCAATCATCGTCTATGCCGCTGTAATAATTCTTGCTGGATTAAGCTTGCGTCCTCGCTCTCAAGAAGCGAAGAATTGCAGATAG
- a CDS encoding DUF1540 domain-containing protein: MAKDVICEVNSCTHWAEEKKCSADSIFVAFHSSQEPTRAEETDCKTFESK, from the coding sequence ATGGCAAAAGACGTAATTTGTGAAGTTAACTCCTGCACCCACTGGGCAGAAGAGAAAAAATGCAGTGCTGATTCTATCTTTGTAGCTTTCCACAGCTCACAAGAACCTACACGTGCAGAAGAAACAGACTGCAAAACTTTCGAAAGCAAATAA
- a CDS encoding DUF4349 domain-containing protein: protein MRKWGLHYLCLLILAVVLAGCGSADSNSAGDSLAKNNSSMSNDEAAKIEEAQNSMASSADQSTSAAPETAAGGSEDSAVKGSTSENTNQASAGFTGSDVVAGLNKKLIYKANLNMEVEDYGKAQTEIRNMVTMANGYIIEFNENMSQYEQGGTFILKVPATGFSPFLNNLEKVKHESLQRSIQGQDVSEEYVDLESRLKAKQLMEAQYTEFMKKATKSTDLVAFANELGSIQETIEQIKGRMRYINQNVSFSTVELRVYQTDASIAVKEKEEQGPLMERASDALKGSLNALSVMFQWIVVILAGALPILIGVAIILAIVLVTRKNMRERREQQTQRIRQGNKELNREQVMPAATEPKEAASKDDQKASEDSKKE, encoded by the coding sequence ATGCGAAAATGGGGTCTGCATTACTTATGTTTATTAATTCTTGCGGTGGTCTTGGCGGGTTGTGGCTCAGCGGATAGCAATTCGGCGGGGGATAGTTTGGCAAAGAATAATAGTAGTATGAGTAATGATGAAGCAGCAAAGATAGAAGAAGCTCAAAACTCAATGGCCTCATCCGCGGATCAGAGTACCTCGGCAGCACCTGAGACAGCAGCAGGTGGCAGCGAAGACTCAGCAGTAAAGGGCTCGACATCAGAGAATACAAATCAAGCAAGTGCAGGATTTACAGGCAGTGATGTAGTGGCGGGATTGAACAAGAAGCTGATCTATAAAGCCAATCTTAACATGGAAGTAGAAGACTACGGAAAAGCTCAGACTGAAATTCGTAATATGGTAACAATGGCTAATGGATATATTATTGAGTTTAACGAAAATATGTCGCAGTACGAGCAAGGCGGAACATTTATCCTTAAGGTGCCTGCAACAGGGTTCTCACCTTTTCTGAATAATTTAGAGAAAGTTAAACACGAATCTCTACAGCGCAGCATCCAAGGTCAGGATGTCTCGGAGGAGTACGTTGATCTGGAGTCGCGTCTGAAGGCAAAGCAACTAATGGAAGCGCAATATACAGAGTTTATGAAAAAAGCAACTAAATCCACTGATCTGGTCGCCTTCGCGAACGAGCTTGGTTCGATTCAGGAAACAATTGAGCAGATTAAAGGTAGAATGCGTTATATAAATCAGAATGTATCCTTCTCTACGGTAGAACTGAGAGTGTATCAGACGGATGCAAGCATTGCTGTGAAGGAGAAGGAGGAGCAAGGTCCATTAATGGAACGGGCTTCGGATGCTCTAAAAGGAAGCTTGAATGCGTTATCTGTTATGTTTCAATGGATTGTCGTTATTCTTGCAGGAGCGTTACCGATACTAATCGGAGTAGCCATTATTTTAGCCATTGTTTTAGTTACCCGCAAAAATATGCGTGAGCGTCGGGAGCAGCAGACACAGAGGATTCGTCAGGGGAATAAGGAACTGAACAGAGAGCAAGTCATGCCTGCGGCAACAGAGCCTAAAGAGGCAGCTTCAAAGGATGATCAGAAGGCTAGTGAGGATTCAAAGAAAGAGTAA
- the msrA gene encoding peptide-methionine (S)-S-oxide reductase MsrA yields MSEHHTNHISSKTEKATFAGGCFWCMVSPFEELPGIISIVSGYTGGHTVNPTYEEVCSETTGHVEAVQITFNPDIFPYSKLLELFWQQIDPTDAGGQFHDRGTSYGTAIFTHSEEQKQQAEASKAALQASGRFSSPIVTPILPAATFYHAEEYHQGYHHKNPGHYKRYRKGSGREDFIETHWTHKEDKQSLKERLTPLQYEVTQNSATESPFRNDFWDHHGEGIYVDIVSGEPLFSSQDKYDSGCGWPSFTRPIQDYAVKEKTDLSHLMVRTEVRSKVADSHLGHVFDDGPGENGLRYCINSAALRFIPKEDLEKEGYGEYRVLFQPA; encoded by the coding sequence ATGAGTGAGCATCATACTAACCATATAAGTTCTAAAACGGAAAAAGCAACATTCGCAGGTGGATGCTTCTGGTGCATGGTCTCCCCATTCGAGGAATTGCCAGGTATCATTAGTATCGTCTCCGGCTATACCGGCGGACATACAGTGAACCCGACTTATGAAGAGGTTTGCTCTGAAACTACAGGACATGTTGAAGCCGTACAAATTACGTTCAACCCAGATATTTTCCCGTACAGCAAGCTACTTGAGCTGTTTTGGCAGCAAATCGACCCAACCGATGCCGGTGGACAATTCCATGATCGCGGGACTTCTTATGGAACAGCTATTTTTACCCATTCAGAGGAACAAAAGCAACAAGCAGAGGCATCTAAGGCAGCTCTGCAAGCTAGCGGTCGATTCTCTAGCCCAATTGTAACCCCGATCCTTCCGGCAGCCACCTTCTATCATGCCGAAGAATATCATCAGGGCTACCATCATAAGAATCCAGGCCACTACAAACGCTACCGTAAAGGTTCTGGGCGAGAGGATTTTATCGAAACCCACTGGACACATAAAGAGGACAAACAAAGCTTGAAAGAACGTCTAACTCCACTTCAATATGAAGTCACTCAGAATAGTGCTACAGAATCTCCTTTCCGGAATGATTTCTGGGATCACCACGGAGAAGGAATTTATGTAGACATCGTATCTGGCGAACCGTTATTCAGCTCGCAGGATAAATATGATTCCGGTTGCGGCTGGCCAAGCTTTACTCGTCCGATCCAGGATTACGCTGTGAAGGAAAAGACGGATCTCAGCCATTTAATGGTTCGTACAGAAGTACGCAGTAAAGTAGCAGACTCCCATCTAGGCCATGTCTTCGACGATGGTCCAGGGGAAAACGGTCTACGCTACTGCATAAATTCAGCGGCGCTACGATTTATTCCGAAAGAGGATTTGGAGAAGGAAGGATACGGGGAGTATCGCGTACTCTTCCAGCCTGCTTAA